Part of the Sphingobacterium sp. LZ7M1 genome, TAATTGCCAATAAAACAGCAATATCAGCCCAACTGCTCGATAAAAAGCCGCCCATTAATGCCGATCGCGAAAGTTTGATCAATATGATCAGTAAGGGAATGATAACCGGAAAACTCAATATCGCCATGATCGTGCTGTTATTGCCTGCTTTTGCACTGATCCCCGCAATCATCGTAAATACGGTGGCAAAGGATATGCTCCCTAATAAGATGCTTAGTAGATAGACTGGGAGATTCCCAATCTCTGTTTTAAAGATCAGGTTATATACGATGAATGCAATGGCGGTCATCAGTATCATGACCAGGGAATTGTAAATGATCTTGGCGAGGATAATCGCCTTCGGGCCAACGATCGCATAATAATAGAGATGGCGACTGCCCGTTTCCTGGATGAAACTGCGGCTCATCGCATTGATCGCCGCAAATAAGAGAATTATCCAGAACAAGGTGTTCCAAACAATAGTATCCACAGATTTGA contains:
- a CDS encoding heme exporter protein CcmB, coding for MNLFEQVKTLIYKDVVLEWRSKYAINSILLYVVSTVFVCYQSFKSVDTIVWNTLFWIILLFAAINAMSRSFIQETGSRHLYYYAIVGPKAIILAKIIYNSLVMILMTAIAFIVYNLIFKTEIGNLPVYLLSILLGSISFATVFTMIAGISAKAGNNSTIMAILSFPVIIPLLIILIKLSRSALMGGFLSSSWADIAVLLAINVVTIAISLLLFPYLWRD